The Prunus persica cultivar Lovell chromosome G8, Prunus_persica_NCBIv2, whole genome shotgun sequence genome includes a region encoding these proteins:
- the LOC109950659 gene encoding sugar transporter ERD6-like 7 isoform X1 yields the protein MAIKGDVESDLQEGIREPLMRVEKNLADGDGSADGGSSRGGNPWMVYLSTFVAVCGSYEFGCCAGYSSPTQSAIREDLSLSLAEYSVFGSILTFGAMIGAITIGPITDLLGRKGALRVSSAFCVAGWLAIYFSKEAWSLDIGRLANGYGMGAFSYVVPVFIAEIAPKNLRGRLTAINQLMICCGVSVSFIIGVLVSWRALALIGLIPCAVNIFGLFFIPESPRWLAKKGRHKEFEVALQKLRGKDADVSHEAAEIQDYIETLDRLPKAKLLDLFQRRYSRSVIIGVGLMVCQQFGGINGVCFYVSDIFDQAGFSSSIGTITYAILQVVVTGIGAAVMDKAGRKPLILVSASGVVLGCLLTAVSFFLKVHELALTATPILAVTGILVYIGSFSIGMGAVPWVVMSEIFPINIKGQAGSLATLVNWFGAWLCSYTFNYLMSWSSYGTFILYAAINALAILFVILMVPETKGRTLEQIQGAINK from the exons ATGGCCATCAAAGGGGATGTAGAGAGTGATTTGCAGGAGGGCATAAGAGAGCCACTGATGAGGGTAGAGAAGAACTTGGCTGATGGAGATGGATCAGCTGATGGAGGAAGCAGCAGAGGAGGGAATCCATGGATGGTTTACCTCAGCACATTTGTTGCAGTTTGTGGCTCTTATGAATTTGGATGCTGT GCAGGTTATTCGTCGCCTACTCAGTCTGCCATCAGGGAAGATCTCAGTTTATCATTAGCAGAG TATTCAGTGTTTGGCTCCATTTTGACGTTTGGTGCAATGATAGGTGCTATCACAATTGGTCCCATCACTGATCTTCTTGGTCGAAAAGGG GCATTGAGAGTGTCGAGTGCTTTCTGTGTTGCAGGTTGGCTCGCTATTTACTTTTCCAAG GAGGCTTGGTCTCTGGACATTGGCAGACTGGCAAACGGATACGGAATGGGAGCCTTTTCATACGTG GTGCCTGTTTTCATAGCTGAAATTGCTCCAAAAAATCTTCGAGGAAGACTAACTGCTATAAATCAG TTAATGATCTGCTGTGGAGTGTCTGTTTCCTTCATTATTGGAGTACTAGTTAGTTGGAGGGCTTTAGCATTAATTG GACTTATTCCCTGTGCTGTGAATATTTTCGGTCTCTTTTTCATTCCTGAGTCTCCAAGATGGCTG GCAAAGAAAGGACGCCATAAAGAGTTCGAAGTTGCACTGCAGAAACTTCGTGGGAAAGATGCTGACGTATCTCATGAAGCAGCAGAAATCCAG GATTATATAGAAACTCTTGACCGGCTTCCTAAAGCCAAATTACTGGATTTGTTTCAAAGGAGATACTCACGCTCAGTCATT ATTGGAGTTGGACTGATGGTCTGTCAACAATTTGGAGGAATCAACGGCGTCTGTTTCTATGTCAGCGATATTTTTGATCAAGCAG GATTTTCTTCCAGCATTGGAACTATAACCTATGCTATTCTTCAG GTTGTGGTTACTGGCATTGGTGCAGCAGTAATGGATAAAGCTGGAAGAAAGCCTCTAATTTTG GTTTCTGCATCAGGGGTGGTACTTGGCTGTCTTTTGACTGCAGTTTCATTCTTTCTGAAG GTTCATGAACTGGCACTCACAGCAACTCCCATACTTGCTGTAACCGGCATACTG GTCTATATAGGATCCTTTTCAATAGGAATGGGAGCAGTTCCTTGGGTTGTGATGTCTGAG ATATTCCCTATAAATATTAAAGGGCAGGCTGGAAGCTTAGCAACGTTAGTGAACTGGTTTGGTGCATGGTTGTGTTCCTACACTTTCAACTATCTTATGAGTTGGAGCTCCTATG GTACCTTCATTCTGTATGCAGCAATCAATGCTCTGGCTATATTGTTTGTGATTTTGATGGTACCTGAAACAAAGGGGAGAACCCTGGAACAAATCCAAGGAGCCATTAACAAATAG
- the LOC109950659 gene encoding sugar transporter ERD6-like 7 isoform X2, which translates to MLCRLFVAYSVCHQGRSQFIISRGAITIGPITDLLGRKGALRVSSAFCVAGWLAIYFSKEAWSLDIGRLANGYGMGAFSYVVPVFIAEIAPKNLRGRLTAINQLMICCGVSVSFIIGVLVSWRALALIGLIPCAVNIFGLFFIPESPRWLAKKGRHKEFEVALQKLRGKDADVSHEAAEIQDYIETLDRLPKAKLLDLFQRRYSRSVIIGVGLMVCQQFGGINGVCFYVSDIFDQAGFSSSIGTITYAILQVVVTGIGAAVMDKAGRKPLILVSASGVVLGCLLTAVSFFLKVHELALTATPILAVTGILVYIGSFSIGMGAVPWVVMSEIFPINIKGQAGSLATLVNWFGAWLCSYTFNYLMSWSSYGTFILYAAINALAILFVILMVPETKGRTLEQIQGAINK; encoded by the exons ATGCTGT GCAGGTTATTCGTCGCCTACTCAGTCTGCCATCAGGGAAGATCTCAGTTTATCATTAGCAGAG GTGCTATCACAATTGGTCCCATCACTGATCTTCTTGGTCGAAAAGGG GCATTGAGAGTGTCGAGTGCTTTCTGTGTTGCAGGTTGGCTCGCTATTTACTTTTCCAAG GAGGCTTGGTCTCTGGACATTGGCAGACTGGCAAACGGATACGGAATGGGAGCCTTTTCATACGTG GTGCCTGTTTTCATAGCTGAAATTGCTCCAAAAAATCTTCGAGGAAGACTAACTGCTATAAATCAG TTAATGATCTGCTGTGGAGTGTCTGTTTCCTTCATTATTGGAGTACTAGTTAGTTGGAGGGCTTTAGCATTAATTG GACTTATTCCCTGTGCTGTGAATATTTTCGGTCTCTTTTTCATTCCTGAGTCTCCAAGATGGCTG GCAAAGAAAGGACGCCATAAAGAGTTCGAAGTTGCACTGCAGAAACTTCGTGGGAAAGATGCTGACGTATCTCATGAAGCAGCAGAAATCCAG GATTATATAGAAACTCTTGACCGGCTTCCTAAAGCCAAATTACTGGATTTGTTTCAAAGGAGATACTCACGCTCAGTCATT ATTGGAGTTGGACTGATGGTCTGTCAACAATTTGGAGGAATCAACGGCGTCTGTTTCTATGTCAGCGATATTTTTGATCAAGCAG GATTTTCTTCCAGCATTGGAACTATAACCTATGCTATTCTTCAG GTTGTGGTTACTGGCATTGGTGCAGCAGTAATGGATAAAGCTGGAAGAAAGCCTCTAATTTTG GTTTCTGCATCAGGGGTGGTACTTGGCTGTCTTTTGACTGCAGTTTCATTCTTTCTGAAG GTTCATGAACTGGCACTCACAGCAACTCCCATACTTGCTGTAACCGGCATACTG GTCTATATAGGATCCTTTTCAATAGGAATGGGAGCAGTTCCTTGGGTTGTGATGTCTGAG ATATTCCCTATAAATATTAAAGGGCAGGCTGGAAGCTTAGCAACGTTAGTGAACTGGTTTGGTGCATGGTTGTGTTCCTACACTTTCAACTATCTTATGAGTTGGAGCTCCTATG GTACCTTCATTCTGTATGCAGCAATCAATGCTCTGGCTATATTGTTTGTGATTTTGATGGTACCTGAAACAAAGGGGAGAACCCTGGAACAAATCCAAGGAGCCATTAACAAATAG
- the LOC18767015 gene encoding putative E3 ubiquitin-protein ligase RF298: protein MVNSGTASKQGESLRKGSKNKRKLADPSLENTTSPLTVFPQCELSPEMCPKLSDNVSVDAGVVQPKEEVEAGAFECTDWDDPIVCQLEELLLSYLQAIFQSAVKQVAECGYSEEVAEKAVSRGGLYIGSKDPLSNIVNDTLEFLNKGKGFDASRDNEFGNLQHLVEYTMLEMISVLREVRPSLSVAEAMWWLLICDLNILQACTSEGDPLSAFEESSRASSSDSSSTQLRSEATSFETIHPNPNPNQANSSMPPLSHAQERAPQNNSTEALKFGSFPNVPNSKHSHAPGGLTPEKDSLSSMLDSLEKCLGFTEEYMQNKSQTCTSEEKSGAVRKWRTKKELAALRRKSFHMERNYRAYGSKGGFKSGKVTVGGFFVEKRMKPPPELPGARTTVGSSKSSAQGGATIPSADGRHHASTSSPSASPATGCSSTVPEKGAISSLPSTDTKFSQKSGLEEISGPKTPVCTSESPKILDYCAGIPYDKSLGKYVPQDEKDELILKLVPRLEELQNELQGWTKWANEKVMQVSRRLSKERPELKTLRQEKEEAEQFKKEKQMLEENTMKRLSELEHALNNATGQVERANSNICRLEVENSTLKKKLLDAKKIALEKARRHLDALDQEQRSLKRAQAWEGEISSLQEELETEKKKVASLQQDLGKAKSVHHQIEARWKRENTENEKLLAHANSMRNEREQREASAKVEEDKIKQKAENDMQKYMEDIKELESKLSEFQLKSDSSRIAALRRGAAGSFGGCLLDRKTLMATKGTQNFTSIKRVMNSEDYFGTGSLRQDRECVMCLSEEMSVVFLPCAHQVVCAKCNELHKKQGMEDCPSCRTPIQRRINVQYAHP from the exons ATGGTCAATAGTGGTACTGCTAGTAAACAAGGGGAATCCTTAAGAAAAGGAAGTAAGAACAAGAGAAAATTAGCTGACCCTTCTCTGGAGAATACAACTTCTCCCCTAACTGTATTCCCTCAGTGTGAATTATCTCCAGAAATGTGTCCAAAATTGAGTGACAATGTGTCAGTGGATGCTGGGGTGGTTCAGCCCAAAGAAGAAGTGGAAGCGGGAGCCTTTGAATGTACAGATTGGGATGATCCCATTGTGTGTCAGCTGGAAGAACTGTTGCTGTCTTATTTGCAAGCAATTTTCCAGAGTGCAGTTAAGCAGGTTGCTGAATGCGGGTACAGTGAGGAGGTTGCTGAAAAGGCTGTTTCAAGAGGCGGCCTTTACATTGGCAGTAAAGACCCTCTATCAAATATTGTTAATGATACTCTGGAATTTCTTAACAAAGGGAAGGGTTTTGATGCTTCAAGAGATAATGAGTTTGGTAATTTACAGCACCTGGTGGAGTACACAATGCTAGAAATGATCAGTGTGCTTAGGGAGGTGAGGCCATCCTTATCAGTTGCGGAAGCAATGTGGTGGCTGTTGATCTGTGACTTAAACATTTTGCAAGCCTGTACATCGGAAGGAGATCCATTAAGTGCTTTTGAAGAATCCTCAAGAGCGAGCTCCTCTGATTCTTCCTCTACCCAATTAAGATCAGAGGCAACTAGCTTTGAAACCATCCATCCAAATCCCAATCCCAACCAAGCAAATTCCTCAATGCCTCCACTCTCCCATGCTCAAGAGAGAGCTCCTCAAAACAATTCGACTGAAGCACTCAAATTTGGAAGTTTCCCTAACGTGCCCAACTCCAAACATTCTCATGCGCCTGGAGGGCTAACCCCTGAGAAAGACAGTTTGTCATCTATGCTTGACAGTCTTGAAAAATGCTTAGGCTTCACTGAGGAATATATGCAAAACAAATCTCAAACATGTACCTCTGAAGAAAAGTCAGGAGCCGTTCGAAAATGGCGCACCAAGAAAGAATTAGCAGCACTTCGGAGGAAGTCCTTCCATATGGAGAGAAATTACAGGGCCTATGGGTCAAAAGGAGGCTTCAAGTCAGGGAAAGTCACAGTTGGTGGTTTCTTTGTGGAGAAGAGGATGAAGCCTCCGCCTGAACTTCCTGGAGCACGTACAACAGTTGGTTCCTCAAAGTCAAGTGCTCAAGGTGGAGCCACCATCCCTTCAGCAGATGGAAGGCATCATGCTTCCACCAGTAGTCCATCTGCTTCACCTGCAACAGGTTGCTCATCAACAGTACCTGAAAAAGGTGCCATATCTTCCTTGCCTTCTACAGATACCAAGTTTTCCCAGAAATCTGGGTTGGAAGAGATATCTGGACCTAAGACCCCAGTTTGCACCTCCGAATCCCCCAAGATTCTTGATTACTGTGCTGGCATTCCATATGATAAGTCTCTAGGAAAGTATGTACCACAAGATGAGAAGGATGAGCTGATTTTGAAGCTAGTTCCTAGGCTGGAGGAGCTGCAGAATGAGCTACAAGGCTGGACTAAGTGGGCCAATGAGAAGGTTATGCAGGTTTCTCGTAGGCTTAGTAAGGAACGGCCTGAACTTAAAACACTGAGgcaagagaaggaagaagcgGAGCAATTTAAGAAGGAGAAACAAATGTTGGAGGAGAACACCATGAAGAGGCTGTCTGAGTTGGAGCATGCCTTGAACAATGCAACTGGCCAGGTTGAGAGAGCTAACTCTAATATCTGTAGGCTTGAGGTGGAGAATTCCACTCTGAAAAAGAAGTTGCTTGATGCCAAAAAAATAGCTTTGGAGAAAGCAAGACGTCACCTGGATGCATTAGACCAAGAGCAGAGATCACTGAAAAGGGCCCAGGCATGGGAGGGGGAGATAAGCTCATTGCAGGAGGAGCTtgaaacagaaaagaagaaggtggCTTCACTTCAACAGGATCTAGGCAAGGCAAAAAGTGTCCATCATCAAATCGAG GCTAGATGGAAACGGGAGAACACAGAAAATGAGAAACTACTTGCACATGCTAACTCCATGAGAAATGAAAGAGAACAGCGTGAAGCTTCGGCAAAAGTGGAGGAGGACAAGATCAAACAGAAGGCAGAAAATGATATGCAGAAGTATATGGAAGACATCAAAGAACTCGAGAGCAAATTATCTGAATTTCAATTGAAGTCTGACTCTTCAAGAATTGCAGCACTAAGAAGGGGAGCTGCTGGAAGCTTTGGAGGTTGCCTGTTAGACAGAAAGACACTGATGGCAACAAAGGGAACCCAAAATTTTACCAGCATCAAGAGGGTAATGAATTCCGAGGACTATTTTGGGACTGGAAGTTTGAGACAGGACCGCGAGTGTGTGATGTGCCTATCTGAGGAGATGTCAGTGGTTTTCCTTCCGTGTGCGCATCAGGTTGTTTGTGCAAAATGCAATGAGCTTCATAAGAAACAAGGAATGGAGGACTGCCCTTCTTGTAGGACCCCAATTCAACGAAGGATCAATGTGCAGTATGCTCATCCATAG
- the LOC18766202 gene encoding sugar transporter ERD6-like 7, producing the protein MVYLSTFVAVCGSYEFGCGVGYSSPTQSAIRKDLNLSLAEYSMFGSILTFGAMIGAITIGPITDFLGRKGALRMSCGFCVAGWLAIYFSKGALSLDIGRLATGYGSGAFSYIVPVFIAEIAPKNLRGRLTAINQLMIVTGVSVSFIIGVVVSWRALAIIGIVPCAVIIFGLFFIPESPRWLAKTGRQKDFEVALQKLRGKDADISHEAAEIQEYIASLELLPQAKLLDLFQRRYLRSVIIAVGLMVCQQLGGINGVCFYVSNIFEQAGFSPRLGTITYAILQVVVTGLGAAVMDKAGRKPLILVSASGLVLGCVLIATSFFLKVHGLALKASPIFAVAGILIFIGSFSIGMGAVPWVLMSEIFPINIKGQAGSLTTLVNWLGAWLCSYTFNFLMSWSSYGTFILYAVVNVLSVLFVIVIVPETKGKTLEQIQGAINK; encoded by the exons ATGGTTTACCTCAGCACATTCGTTGCAGTTTGTGGCTCTTATGAATTTGGATGTGGT GTGGGTTATTCATCGCCTACTCAGTCTGCCATCAGGAAAGATCTCAATTTATCATTAGCAGAG TATTCAATGTTTGGCTCCATTTTGACATTTGGTGCAATGATAGGTGCTATCACAATTGGCCCCATCACAGATTTTCTTGGTCGAAAAGGG GCCTTGAGAATGTCCTGTGGTTTTTGTGTTGCAGGCTGGCTTGCTATTTACTTTTCCAAG GGGGCTTTGTCTCTGGACATTGGGAGACTGGCAACAGGGTACGGTAGCGGTGCCTTTTCATACATT GTACCTGTTTTCATAGCTGAAATTGCACCTAAAAATCTTCGAGGAAGACTAACTGCTATAAACCAG TTAATGATTGTTACCGGAGTATCTGTCTCCTTCATAATTGGGGTAGTAGTCAGTTGGAGGGCTTTAGCAATAATCG GAATTGTTCCCTGCGCTGTGATCATTTTCGGTCTCTTTTTCATTCCTGAGTCTCCAAGATGGTTG GCAAAGACAGGACGCCAGAAAGATTTTGAAGTTGCACTGCAGAAACTTCGTGGCAAAGATGCTGACATATCTCACGAAGCAGCAGAAATCCAG GAATATATAGCCTCTCTTGAACTGCTCCCTCAAGCCAAATTGCTGGATTTGTTTCAAAGAAGATACTTGCGCTCAGTCATA ATTGCAGTTGGGTTGATGGTCTGTCAACAATTGGGGGGAATCAATGGGGTCTGTTTCTATGTCAGCAATATTTTTGAGCAAGCAG GCTTTTCTCCCAGACTTGGAACTATAACCTATGCTATTCTTCAG GTTGTGGTTACTGGCCTTGGCGCAGCCGTAATGGATAAAGCTGGAAGAAAGCCTCTAATTTTG GTTTCTGCATCAGGGTTGGTACTTGGCTGCGTCCTCATTGCCACTTCATTCTTTCTCAAG GTTCATGGATTGGCACTCAAGGCATCTCCCATCTTTGCGGTAGCAGGAATATTG ATCTTTATAGGATCCTTTTCAATAGGAATGGGAGCAGTTCCTTGGGTTCTGATGTCGGAG ATATTCCCTATAAACATTAAAGGACAGGCTGGAAGCTTAACAACGTTAGTGAACTGGCTTGGTGCATGGTTGTGTTCCTACACTTTTAACTTTCTTATGAGTTGGAGCTCCTACG GTACCTTCATTCTCTATGCAGTAGTAAATGTTCTGTCTGTGTTGTTCGTGATTGTGATAGTACCTGaaacaaaagggaaaaccCTGGAACAAATCCAAGGAGCCATTAACAAATAG
- the LOC18767470 gene encoding probable indole-3-acetic acid-amido synthetase GH3.6 produces MTDDELLLKLDDSTRNATRHQLDTLRSILDQNGTVLYLQPYLPAHDAPLDAATFRRSVPLSSYDDYADLINQMADSPRHHHQPLLSVDPLLCFFYSSGTSSPRPKLIPYFDSKLSKAASYIAHQGSAAILKRLFPPRPTVNKILWFIYADNVRTTRGGVKVMAASTYPLQSGNANWSQLSFIVSPREVILGSNAEHQMYCHLLCGIRSFDLVDGIRAPYAIGLIKVFCLLESKWEQLCHDLEHGFPSLEFSDVAMRNSVVEVLGGPQLDLAKRVRSVFEEKSRGGIVSKLWPNVRYVRCVTTGSMEQYYPKLKHYAGEIPLLGGDYFASECCVGINLDIMQPPEKTRFVLLPTAAYFEFLPLDMNETDAAGKETVDISGVEVGKMYEVVVTTYRGFYRYHLGDIVRVVGFYNLSPQVEYVMKAPKGPNEIITEKDLMSAIHKFQLDLGNAMEMEITEFASFVDMELSPKQLKVFVEVEEGCLSLMQEKIEESVVVLRRFCSSLEDGLGGIYRVQRDRGESGPLLLYVVKPGSFDRLSQVAIRNGAPASQYKPPKIIRNREIARFLEGSALVTVV; encoded by the exons ATGACAGACGACGAGCTCCTCCTGAAACTCGACGACTCCACCCGCAACGCCACGCGTCACCAGCTGGACACCCTCCGCTCCATCCTCGACCAAAACGGTACCGTGTTGTATCTCCAGCCTTACCTCCCAGCCCACGATGCGCCGCTCGACGCCGCCACGTTCCGCCGCTCCGTGCCCTTGTCTTCGTACGATGACTACGCTGACCTCATCAATCAAATGGCCGACAGTCcacgtcatcatcatcaacctcTCCTCTCTGTCGATCCTCTCCTCTGCTTCTTCTACAg CTCCGGGACAAGTTCACCGAGGCCCAAGTTGATACCTTACTTCGACTCTAAACTCTCCAAAGCCGCCTCCTACATAGCTCACCAAGGCAGTGCCGCAATTCTCAAAAG GTTGTTTCCTCCAAGGCCTACAGTCAATAAGATACTATGGTTTATATATGCCGATAATGTAAGAACTACTAGAGGTGGTGTTAAGGTTATGGCTGCTTCCACATACCCTTTGCAGAGTGGCAATGCAAATTGGTCTCAGCTTAGCTTTATTGTCAGTCCCCGGGAAGTTATTCTTGGGTCCAATGCTGAGCACCAAATGTATTGCCATCTTCTATGTGGCATTAGGAGCTTTGATTTAGTCGATGGAATTCGAGCCCCGTATGCCATAGGCTTGATCAAAGTGTTTTGCCTTCTAGAGTCCAAGTGGGAGCAGCTATGTCATGATCTTGAACATGGGTTCCCGAGTTTGGAGTTTTCTGATGTTGCAATGAGGAATTCTGTTGTTGAGGTTCTTGGTGGGCCTCAACTGGACTTGGCGAAGAGAGTTCGATCAGTTTTCGAGGAAAAGAGTCGGGGTGGGATTGTGAGCAAGTTATGGCCAAACGTTCGTTATGTTAGGTGTGTTACTACTGGAAGTATGGAGCAGTATTATCCAAAACTTAAGCACTATGCAGGAGAGATACCTCTTTTAGGTGGAGACTATTTTGCCTCAGAATGCTGTGTGGGTATTAACTTGGATATTATGCAACCCCCCGAGAAAACTCGATTCGTTTTGCTTCCAACTGCAGCGTATTTTGAGTTTCTTCCATTAGATATGAATGAGACTGATGCTGCTGGCAAAGAAACAGTCGATATTTCTGGTGTTGAAGTGGGGAAGATGTATGAAGTCGTTGTCACTACTTACAGAGGATTTTACCGGTATCATTTGGGTGATATAGTGAGGGTTGTtggtttttataatttatctcCACAAGTGGAATATGTCATGAAAGCACCCAAAGGGCCCAACGAGATTATAACTGAGAAGGACTTGATGTCTGCAATCCACAAGTTTCAGCTTGACCTTGGAAATGCAATGGAAATGGAGATTACGGAGTTTGCGAGTTTTGTAGACATGGAGTTGAGCCCAAAACAGTTGAAGGTATTTGTAGAAGTTGAAGAGGGATGCCTGTCGCTTATGCAAGAGAAGATAGAGGAGTCAGTTGTAGTTCTAAGGAGGTTTTGTTCTTCCCTTGAGGATGGTTTGGGAGGCATTTACAGGGTCCAGAGAGATAGAGGTGAATCAGGCCCTTTGCTATTATATGTTGTAAAGCCTGGTAGCTTTGACAGACTATCACAGGTAGCCATCAGGAATGGAGCACCAGCTAGCCAGTATAAACCACCCAAGATCATAAGAAATCGTGAAATTGCTCGTTTCCTTGAAGGATCTGCTCTTGTTACCGTTGTATGA
- the LOC18766748 gene encoding uncharacterized protein LOC18766748, with protein sequence MLSTTTQKKPEPAILCRTHFSPMLNLLNKSLLRLCHRLRWPVRRRSRPKVVIKRFGKTNSKKSQLEARHEASINGSAAVHPNGQLGDLKTERPIRIATFNAALFSMAPAVPKSEKVESFDDENGDSMKVRHINVQAKSVNDRPKSILKQSPLHPNSMNNTENLSKQQKFVKSKLRVSINLPDNEISLLRNRQLSFSEGGGGKEDSSCPSSSGKTRLLRGKAPLRSSSVSFCANIGNRTADGGEFYRSHRTVLDVLRELDADILALQDVKAEEEKAMKPLSDLAAALGMNYVFAESWAPEYGNAILSKWPIKRSKVQKIFDDTDFRNVLKATIDVPEAGEVNFHCTHLDHLDENWRMRQINAIIQSSNEPHILAGGLNSLDESDYSQERWTDIVKYYEEMGKPRPKVEVMRYLKSKQYTDAKDFEGEYESVVMIAKGQSVQGTCKYGTRVDYILASSNSPYKFVPGSYSVFSSKGTSDHHIVRVDVIKVDNGVGEDHTRRRQMKQKVTKITNTTSPSKGIWKLPKK encoded by the exons ATGCTCTCAAcaacaacacaaaaaaaaccagaacCAGCCATTTTGTGCCGCACCCATTTCTCCCCAATGCTCAATCTCCTTAACAAGAGCCTCCTCCGTCTCTGCCACCGCCTCCGGTGGCCGGTTCGCCGCCGCTCTAGGCCCAAAGTTGTCATCAAGCGATTTGGGAAAACAAACTCCAAAAAATCTCAACTTGAGGCTAGACATGAAGCTAGCATTAATGGGTCGGCGGCAGTTCACCCTAATGGTCAATTGGGTGACTTAAAAACAGAGAGGCCTATAAGGATAGCGACTTTTAATGCTGCCCTGTTCTCAATGGCACCTGCGGTTCCAAAAAGTGAGAAAGTTGAGAGCTTTGATGATGAAAACGGAGATAGTATGAAGGTTAGGCACATTAACGTTCAAGCAAAGTCTGTAAATGATCGCCCAAAGAGTATTTTAAAGCAATCTCCTTTACATCCCAATTCAATGAACAACACAGAGAATCTCTCTAAGCAACAGAAGTTTGTGAAATCCAAGTTGCGGGTTTCGATCAATTTGCCTGACAATGAGATTTCTTTACTGAGAAATAGACAATTGAGCTTTTctgaaggaggaggaggaaaggAAGACTCTTCTTGTCCAAGTAGTAGTGGTAAGACTAGACTTCTGAGAGGAAAGGCTCCTCTGAGATCATCAAGTGTGAGCTTTTGTGCAAATATTGGTAATCGCACAGCAGATGGAGGAGAGTTTTATAGAAGCCATAGGACAGTGCTTGATGTGCTGAGAGAGTTGGATGCTGATATATTGGCTTTGCAAGATGTGAAggcagaggaagagaaggCCATGAAGCCTCTGTCTGATTTGGCTGCTGCTTTGGGCATGAATTATGTTTTTGCTGAAAGTTGGGCACCTGAGTATGGCAACGCCATCTTATCAAAATGGCCGATTAAGCGGTCGAAGGTTCAGAAAATCTTTGATGACACTGATTTCAG GAATGTCCTAAAGGCCACCATAGATGTTCCTGAAGCAGGAGAAGTCAACTTCCACTGCACCCACCTTGACCATCTTGATGAGAACTGGAGGATGAGGCAGATCAATGCTATAATCCAATCTAGCAATGAACCCCACATCTTGGCTGGAGGTCTCAATTCTTTGGATGAATCAGACTACTCTCAAGAAAGATGGACTGATATTGTAAAG TATTATGAGGAGATGGGAAAGCCAAGGCCTAAGGTTGAAGTAATGAGATACTTGAAGAGTAAACAATATACAGATGCTAAGGACTTTGAAGGAGAATATGAATCAGTGGTTATGATTGCCAAAGGCCAAA GTGTGCAGGGGACCTGCAAGTATGGAACCAGGGTGGATTACATATTGGCATCTTCAAATTCACCCTACAAGTTTGTTCCTGGGTCATACTCAGTGTTTTCTTCCAAAGGGACATCAGATCATCATATAGTAAGAGTTGATGTGATAAAAGTGGATAATGGTGTTGGAGAAGATCACACCAGAAGGCGGCAAATGAAGCAAAAGGTTACAAAGATAACAAACACTACTTCTCCATCAAAAGGGATATGGAAACTTCCAAAGAAATGA